A genomic stretch from Helianthus annuus cultivar XRQ/B chromosome 1, HanXRQr2.0-SUNRISE, whole genome shotgun sequence includes:
- the LOC110868421 gene encoding 17.3 kDa class I heat shock protein, with protein sequence MSIIPSLFGGRRSNVFDPFSLDVWDPFKDFPISSSIDVSRETSALVNARVDWKETPEAHVFKADLPGIKKEEVKVEVEDGNILQITGERNVEKEDKNDKWHRVERSSGKFTRRFRLPENAKMDQVKAAMENGVLTITVPKEEAKKPDVKSIEISG encoded by the coding sequence ATGTCGATCATCCCCAGCTTGTTCGGTGGCCGAAGGAGCAACGTCTTCGACCCCTTTTCCCTAGACGTCTGGGACCCATTCAAAGACTTCCCCATTTCATCTTCGATTGATGTTTCTAGGGAAACTTCTGCATTGGTAAACGCCCGTGTGGATTGGAAGGAAACCCCAGAAGCTCATGTGTTCAAGGCGGATCTTCCTGGGATCAAGAAAGAAGAAGTGAAGGTGGAGGTAGAAGACGGAAACATCTTACAGATCACCGGTGAGAGGAACGTGGAGAAAGAAGATAAGAATGATAAATGGCATCGGGTAGAACGAAGCAGCGGGAAGTTCACAAGGAGGTTCAGGTTGCCGGAGAATGCTAAAATGGATCAGGTGAAGGCGGCCATGGAAAATGGAGTGCTCACAATTACGGTGCCCAAAGAAGAAGCGAAGAAACCTGATGTCAAGTCTATTGAAATCTCAGGttaa